A genomic stretch from Ovis canadensis isolate MfBH-ARS-UI-01 breed Bighorn chromosome 5, ARS-UI_OviCan_v2, whole genome shotgun sequence includes:
- the LOC138441684 gene encoding olfactory receptor-like protein OLF4 — MEPGNKTQFPEFLLLGLSEGTELQPLIFGLFLSMYLITVFGNLLIILAVSSDSHLHTPMYFFLSNLSFVDICLTSTTIPKMLQSTQTQRKVITYEGCIVQVYFYLLFAGLDDLLLTVMAYDRYVAICHPLHYTVIMSPWLCGLLVLLSWVLSSMYSLLQSLMILRLSFCSDLEIHHFFCEITWLIQLACSDPFLNNMVVSFGSVILGGVPLAGILYSYSKIVSSICGISSAQGQYKAFSTCASHLSVVSLFYCSALGVYLSFTATHSSHTSAIVSVMYTVATPMLNPFIYSLRNKDIKRALKRLLEKTLML, encoded by the coding sequence ATGGAGCCAGGGAACAAAACACAATTCCCagaatttcttcttctgggactttcaGAGGGAACAGAATTGCAGCCCCTCATCTTTGGGCTTTTCCTCTCCATGTACCTGATTACTGTGTTTGGAAACCTACTCATCATCCTAGCTGTCAGCTCAgactcccacctccacacccccatgtacttcttcctctccaacctgTCCTTTGTAGACATCTGCTTAACCTCCACCACCATCCCGAAGATGCTGCAAAGCACTCAGACACAGAGGAAAGTCATCACCTATGAAGGCTGCATCGTCCAGGTGTATTTTTACTTACTCTTTGCAGGATTAGATGACCTCCTCCTGactgtgatggcctatgaccggtatgtggccatctgccaccCGTTGCACTACACCGTCATCATGAGCCCCTGGCTCTGTGGACTGCTAGTGCTGCTGTCCTGGGTGTTGAGTTCTATGTATTCCTTGTTACAGAGTTTAATGATTTTGCGATTGTCTTTCTGTTCAGACTTGGAAATCCACCACTTTTTCTGTGAAATCACATGGCTCATCCAACTGGCCTGTTCTGACCCTTTTCTCAATAACATGGTGGTATCATTTGGATCTGTAATTCTCGGGGGTGTTCCCCTGGCTGGTATCCTTTACTCTTACTCTAAGATAGTGTCCTCTATCTGTGGAATCTCATCAGCTCAGGGACAGTATAAAGCATTCTCCACCTGTGCATCTCACCTCTCTGTTGTCTCCTTATTTTATTGTTCAGCCTTAGGAGTGTATCTTAGCTTCACTGCTACCCACAGCTCACACACAAGTGCTATAGTATCGGTGATGTACACTGTGGCCAcacccatgctgaaccccttcatctacagtctgagaaacaaagacataaaaagaGCTCTGAAAAGATT